Proteins encoded in a region of the Acidimicrobiia bacterium genome:
- a CDS encoding CCA tRNA nucleotidyltransferase — translation MNHSVFARLESLMNERIKALVSAFVDSGYQLYLVGGTVRDLFLGRAQTDIDFATDALPDEIEKIGRNFGPVWLAGKEFGTIGLDLGGTKVEITTFRSDVYPRDSRKPQVSFGKSIEEDLKRRDFTINAMAISLPSLKLVDPWGGASDLHNKRLRTPTRPEQAFDEDPLRMLRVARFVSQLGFRPDKRVVEAMAQMRRRLAIVSKERIRDEFSKLLVGDHVTQGLWLLVDTKLAEEFIPEIPALRLEQDPIHRHKDVLSHTVAVTAKVSPRLRLRLAALFHDVGKPATRSYEKGKVTFHHHEVVGARITETRLRELRYPQALVEEVRTLVYLHLRFHTYAMGWTDRAVRRYVRDAGPLLEDLNELVRCDCTTRNPRKAEELARRMDQLEQRIAELREKEELAKIKPPLDGNRVMEFLGIPPGPQVGEALEYLLELRLDHGPISEEEAYKRLAEWAQSKGLEVAGRQ, via the coding sequence GACCTGTTTCTAGGGCGCGCTCAGACCGATATTGACTTTGCGACGGATGCGCTTCCCGATGAGATTGAGAAGATTGGCCGAAACTTCGGACCGGTGTGGCTGGCGGGAAAAGAATTTGGCACCATAGGCCTCGACCTTGGTGGGACCAAGGTGGAGATAACGACTTTTAGGTCGGACGTTTACCCGAGGGACTCGCGCAAGCCACAGGTGTCGTTCGGTAAATCCATTGAGGAAGATTTGAAGCGCCGGGATTTCACCATAAATGCCATGGCCATTTCTTTGCCTTCCTTGAAACTTGTCGATCCCTGGGGCGGAGCTTCGGATCTGCACAACAAAAGGCTGCGGACGCCGACCCGACCAGAGCAAGCCTTCGATGAAGACCCGTTACGCATGCTGAGAGTGGCGCGATTCGTTTCCCAACTTGGTTTTCGTCCCGACAAGCGGGTTGTGGAGGCAATGGCTCAGATGCGCAGGCGCTTGGCCATAGTATCGAAAGAAAGGATTCGGGACGAGTTCTCCAAGCTGCTGGTGGGTGATCACGTGACGCAGGGCCTGTGGCTGTTGGTCGACACCAAGCTGGCAGAGGAATTCATTCCCGAGATTCCAGCACTCCGCCTAGAACAGGATCCTATTCACCGACACAAAGACGTTCTTTCGCACACAGTGGCGGTGACAGCAAAAGTTTCTCCCCGCTTGAGGCTTCGGCTCGCAGCTCTATTTCACGATGTAGGCAAGCCGGCGACGCGGTCGTACGAGAAGGGTAAGGTGACCTTCCACCATCACGAAGTGGTGGGGGCACGAATAACCGAGACTCGGCTTCGGGAGTTGAGGTATCCCCAAGCGTTAGTCGAAGAGGTACGGACTCTTGTCTATCTACATCTGCGCTTCCACACCTACGCGATGGGATGGACCGATCGAGCGGTAAGACGGTATGTACGAGATGCCGGCCCGCTTCTAGAGGATCTCAACGAGTTGGTACGGTGTGACTGCACAACCCGCAATCCACGTAAGGCCGAGGAGCTGGCCAGGCGCATGGATCAACTAGAGCAGCGGATAGCGGAGCTTCGTGAGAAAGAGGAGCTGGCTAAAATCAAGCCGCCGCTAGATGGCAACAGGGTCATGGAATTCCTGGGAATTCCCCCCGGGCCCCAGGTGGGAGAGGCGCTGGAGTACCTGCTCGAGCTGAGGCTGGACCACGGCCCCATCTCCGAAGAGGAGGCTTACAAAAGGCTGGCCGAGTGGGCCCAAAGCAAGGGGCTGGAAGTGGCGGGTCGACAGTGA